Proteins from a genomic interval of Drosophila melanogaster chromosome 2R:
- the par-1 gene encoding par-1, isoform Q, protein MGQTSSHRQMHHSSNNNNKEEPPQPASQFGNRRTSTRKSTSSSKHYPTLVQPLRKDELSLLRDSLLRNGSIMRKNPERRPVTISELKPVNTGQGTSGSVLPITAEDAAGGSSSSITQLMAFQLPVDRSAKTDDLAAESSASAAAAVAPKEGRNEFYIVGDGYHRTDHCYYRSPNGDFHKLPSDSFHKMSEGCFVRMADGVFRRLEVPTKAQISRRSSRAEEIGDATSQGNGSAATNVKSQLMRFLKRSKSHTPATIAKLQREKEEARAERKQRLSNALRQKNLAATNAASAAAANSSYASGGGGGTVSSRNNKIVVTMIENGGLPIVATSKAERPKAKESASSSDKARNSRIFVTPH, encoded by the exons ATGGGCCAGACTTCCAGTCACCGGCAGATGCACCACAgtagcaataacaacaacaaggagGAACCACCACAACCGGCTTCACAGTTTGGAAATCGTCGAACCTCTACCCGCAAATCGACTTCGTCTTCGAAACATTACCCCACATTGGTGCAACCATTGCGTAAGGATGAGCTCTCTCTCCTGCGAGATTCACTTCTGCGCAATGGAAGCATTATGCGCAAGAACCCGGAACGTCGTCCGGTAACGATCAGTGAGCTGAAACCAGTTAATACCGGGCAGGGGACTTCGGGTAGTGTCCTGCCTATTACAGCAGAGGATGCTGCTGGTGGGAGCAGTAGTAGCATCACCCAACTAATGGCCTTCCAACTGCCCGTGGATCGAAGTGCCAAGACTGACGACCTGGCTGCCGAATCCTCggcttcagcagcagcagctgtggCGCCCAAGGAGGGGCGCAATGAGTTTTATATTGTGGGAGATGGCTATCATCGGACGGATCACTGCTACTATCGCAGTCCCAATGGCGATTTTCACAAACTGCCATCCGACTCCTTTCACAAGATGTCGGAGGGCTGTTTCGTCCGAATGGCCGATGGGGTCTTCCGTCGCCTGGAGGTACCCACCAAGGCTCAAATATCCCGAAGATCCAGCAGGGCAGAGGAAATAGGCGATGCCACAAGCCAGGGAAATGGAAGTGCCGCCACCAATGTTAAGAGCCAACTGATGAGATTTCTAAAGCGCTCCAAGAGCCACACGCCCGCCACTATTGCCAAGTTGCAGCGGGAAAAGGAGGAGGCCCGAGCGGAACGCAAGCAACGGCTATCGAACGCCCTGCGGCAGAAGAATCTAGCGGCCACAAATGCAGCCTCAGCTGCGGCGGCGAACTCATCCTACGCaagcggtggtggtggtggcaccGTAAGCAGTCGGAACAATAAGATTGTGGTGACAATGATCGAAAACGGCGGCTTGCCCATTGTGGCCACCAGTAAGGCGGAAAGGCCCAAGGCCAAGGAGTCGGCATCATCCAGTGACAAGGCTCGCAACTCGAGG ATTTTTGTTACCCCACATTGA